The Porphyromonas pogonae genome segment GCAGACTGCTTGTGCTCTGCTGCACTTCTACAACGTTGGGGATGAGGGTTATTTCGTGCAACGTCTCAATGGAAAGCTGGCTCTCTACTTCGAAAAGCCTGATGCTCTCTACCTCGTTGTCGAAAAAATCGAGGCGGAACGGCTGCTCCTTCGCAAAAGAGAATATATCCATGATGCTACCGCGTATGGCAAACTGCCCCGGCTCGTAAACATAGTCGGTACGCTCGAATCCCCACTCGAGCAGTTGATCACGAATGAAATCGGGCTCTATGATTTGTCCTTGTGTAATGACCATGATGTCTTGCGACAAGCTGTCTCCGCTCACTACACTCTCGGCGATGGCTGCCGGGTAAGAGATAATGATGGGGGGATGCTTCTTCTTACCGCTATGATCAGCAAGGTGCGTGAGCACATCGGCTCGTAAGATGATATTGGGGGCATCGGTGTGACCGTATTTGATACTGCGCTTGTAGGCCGAAGGGAAAAAGAGCACGGGACGATCGGTAACAAGGTTTTCCACATCGGCATATAAATAGCCCGCCTCATCCTCATCATCCATGATGCAGAGGATAGGATAGTCGTGGCTGAGCACAGACACAAGACAAGATTTGGAGGAACCTTTGAGACCGGAAACGGAGACGGATTTCTCTTTTTTGATAAGGCTTTTCAGTGCGTTTATCTGAGGATGTGCACCGAAGAGATCTAGCAGATCTTTCCCGTCAATCATACTTTACCATTTTATAAAAACATCAGTAACATCAATTGGGCTGTAATAATACGTAAAAACATCGACATGGGGTATACGGTAGCGTATACTACAGCGGGGTCGTCAGAGTCGTCGAGTGAGTTGGCATAGTCGAGTGCCATAGGATTAGCCATGCTACCGCAGATCATACCAGCTGTTTTGCCTAAGCTCACTTTGAAGACTTTGTTTGTAATCACTCCAATAATGATAGTAGGCACTAATGTAATGATAAAACCGATACCTACCCACAGCAGTCCGTCACCGCGGAATATAGTCTCGAAGAAGTGTGCGCCACTGGCAAGTCCCAATCCCGCAAGGTAGATGACGATACCCATTTGTTTGATGACTTGGATAGCACTATTGGTCATGTAAGTGTGTACATGGAAGCGTGGCCCGAATGCACCCATAAGGATACCCAAGATAATAGGACCGCCGGCAAGTCCCAACTTGATGGGCATACTCACACCAGGGATAAAAAAGGGTATCATACCCAATACGCAGCCCAAGAATAAGCCTACAAATAAGCTTACGAGCTTAGGCTTGTCGAGGGTCTTTATCTGATCGCCCAATAGTTTTGACACCTGACTTACTGCATTGTCGTCGCCCACGACAGTAAGGCGGTCACCAATCTGCAAGTAAAGATCGGGTACAGGCAAAAGCTCTATGCCGGCACGGTCTACACGAGTAATATTGATGCCATACTGATTTCTAAGCTTGAGCGTGCCCAGCTTAACCCCGTTGAGCTTACTTTTGGTAATAATAATTCTTTTGGATACCAATTGACTGTCAATGGCGTCCCAATCGATATCAGGTCTGTTCCAGTCATGGCTATCATCGCGTTTGCCAAAAAGAGCACTGAGTCGCTCCACATCATCTTCGTTGGATATGATGAGCAAGTGATCTCCCTGCATGATGGTACTATTGGATTTGGGAAGTATAAGCTCTCCGTGGTGCCATACGCGAGAGATTACGAAATGCCTATCGGTAAGCGCCACGATCTGCTTCACGGTTTTGTTGAATACGGCCGGGTTGATTACCTCAAACTCGGAGACAAAGGCCTTGCGTCTTTCATCCTCATTCTTGGGCAAAGCTTTCACTCGCCAAAAAGACATCATCGACAATGCCAAAATAACGCCTACCACACCTAAGGGGTAAGTAACGGCACAGGCAAGAGCCATATTGGCTAGGTCAGAAGTGCCAGCGGGATTGATTTGTCCCAACGTATCCTGCAAAGCAGCCAAAACGGGAGTATTGGTCACAGCTCCAGACATGATGCCCAGCATATTGGGCATAGATACATGGAATAATACACTGAGCATCCAACACAATATCAGCGTGACTATAATCAGGAGCAACGAAAGCCCATTGAAAGCAACTCCGCCACGCTTAAGGGAAGGGAAAAAGGAGGGTCCGACCTCCAACCCTAAGGCATAAACAAAAACAACCAATCCGAAACTCTGGGCAAACGCCAGCATATCAGGATTGACTGTAATACCAAAATGAGCAACAAAAATACCAACAAAGAAAACAAAGGTGATGCCCAAAGATATGTTACCGGCTCTCAGCTTACCAAGCATAAGCCCCAAGGCACATACAATACTTAAGATAATAATGGTTTGTGTGATGGAGGGAACAATAAAAAGATCCCTTAGCCAAGATTCAAATCCAATCATAGGATGTCTTTTACAGGAATAGTGAATAAGTATGAATAAGAAGACTATTTCTTCTTCTCTTGATGAATCTTTATTAAATTACAGTATCTGCTTACAATATTTGCACGCAAAGCTTTGCCCCCGGATATTCCTAAAAGCGCCTTTAACCCCATGTGAACATACCTTCCGAGACAAACCCTTGGCTTTGTAATGATGTATCCCACACATTATTCTTTAAGAATCTCCGCTATACCAAAAAGCCATCCACATCGTATGAGATAGGATGGCTTTTCGAATTACTTTTGAGCCTCTTGTCGGATTCGAACCAACGACCCCGAGATTACAAATCACGTGCTCTGGCCAACTGAGCTAAAGAGGCAGGTGGGTAAGCGATCTATATCGCGCCGCTACGACCAATTACCCTTGCTGCGATCAAACCCTGGGGGAATCACTGGGAGCTGGCCGTATAGGACTTACCCGACGACAAAAGTAGTACTATTATTTGAATCTGCAATACCCCTCTCCTATTTTTGCATAAAAAATAACACTCGCATCTCCTGCCAGACCGACAGTATTGCAGGGAACAACTATAAACATGGGAGAGATAGCAGGCTTATAGACAATCCGTTTTACCTCTACTCCAATAAAGAGTAACAGGTATAAAAATTTTCTTTCTTCACGCTGTATTTTTTTCGTCTTACTACAAAAGAATATCGCTTTGCACCTCGTTATTGGCTGGGAAAACAAGTTTAGAAACTATAATTTCACAATACTTCGCAACAAAACACAAAAAATAGCGTGCAAATGTCATTGAGATATCATTCCTTTCTATACTTTTACGTCTTGTTTAACGACTATTTTTTTACACATGAGAAAAGACATCAGC includes the following:
- a CDS encoding putative transporter, producing the protein MIGFESWLRDLFIVPSITQTIIILSIVCALGLMLGKLRAGNISLGITFVFFVGIFVAHFGITVNPDMLAFAQSFGLVVFVYALGLEVGPSFFPSLKRGGVAFNGLSLLLIIVTLILCWMLSVLFHVSMPNMLGIMSGAVTNTPVLAALQDTLGQINPAGTSDLANMALACAVTYPLGVVGVILALSMMSFWRVKALPKNEDERRKAFVSEFEVINPAVFNKTVKQIVALTDRHFVISRVWHHGELILPKSNSTIMQGDHLLIISNEDDVERLSALFGKRDDSHDWNRPDIDWDAIDSQLVSKRIIITKSKLNGVKLGTLKLRNQYGINITRVDRAGIELLPVPDLYLQIGDRLTVVGDDNAVSQVSKLLGDQIKTLDKPKLVSLFVGLFLGCVLGMIPFFIPGVSMPIKLGLAGGPIILGILMGAFGPRFHVHTYMTNSAIQVIKQMGIVIYLAGLGLASGAHFFETIFRGDGLLWVGIGFIITLVPTIIIGVITNKVFKVSLGKTAGMICGSMANPMALDYANSLDDSDDPAVVYATVYPMSMFLRIITAQLMLLMFL